The Egibacteraceae bacterium genome contains the following window.
CAGAAGATGTGCGAGTCGTCCTGGGTGAACCCGCGCGCCCGCAGGAGCCCGTTCACGACGCCGGAGCGCTCGTAGCGGTAGACGGTGCCGAGCTCGGAGAACCGCAGGGGCAGCTCGCGGTAGCTGCGGGTGCGCGAGCCGAACGCGAGGATGTGGAAGGGGCAGTTCATCGGCTTGAGCCGGTAGGTCGCGGCCTCGACCTCCATGCCGGGGAACATCAGGTCGCCGTAGTTCTGCAGGTGGCCGGAGGTCTGCCACAGCTCCTCGCGGGCGACATGGGGGGTGTAGACCGGTTCGTACCCGCGCCGGAGGGTCTCCGCGCGGATCCAGTCCTCCATCTCCTTGCGGACGATCGCGCCCTTGGGCAGGAAGATCGCCATGCCGGGACCGAGCTCCTCGGGGAAGTGCAGGAGCTCGAGCTCGCGTCCGAGCTTGCGGTGGTCGCGCTTGCGGGCCTCCTCGAGGCGCTCGAGGTGGGCCTGCAGGGCCTTCTTCGACTCCCAGGCGGTGCCGTAGATGCGCTGGAGCATCGGCCGGCGCTCGTCGCCCCGCCAGTAGGCGCCGGCCACCCGCTGCAGGGCGAAGGCGGGCACCCACTTCGTGGTGGGGATGTGCGGGCCGCGGCACAGGTCCGGCCAGACGCTGCCGTCGGGGCGGACGTTGTCGTAGACGGTGACGGTGCCCGCCGCGGCGGGGTCGACGTCGACGGTCTCGTCACCGCTCACGCCCTCACCGGAGGTGGCGCGCTCGATGAGCTCCTGCTTGTAGGGCTGGGCGGCGAACAGCTCGAGCGCCTCGTCGCGGGACAGCTCGCGGCGGCGGAAGGCCTGCGCCTCGCGGACGATCTCGTGCATGCGGTCCTCGACGCGCGAGAGGTCCTCGGGCGTGAAGGGCCGGGGCACGTCGAAGTCGTAGTAGAAGCCGTCGGTGATCGGCGGGCCGATGGCGAACTTCGCCTCCGGAAACAGGTCGGTCACCGCCTGGGCCATGATGTGGGCCACCGAGTGGCGCA
Protein-coding sequences here:
- the thrS gene encoding threonine--tRNA ligase produces the protein MEVEDSGTLTAVCRAVRDLATPVADGASVEPVAADSEEGRAVLRHSVAHIMAQAVTDLFPEAKFAIGPPITDGFYYDFDVPRPFTPEDLSRVEDRMHEIVREAQAFRRRELSRDEALELFAAQPYKQELIERATSGEGVSGDETVDVDPAAAGTVTVYDNVRPDGSVWPDLCRGPHIPTTKWVPAFALQRVAGAYWRGDERRPMLQRIYGTAWESKKALQAHLERLEEARKRDHRKLGRELELLHFPEELGPGMAIFLPKGAIVRKEMEDWIRAETLRRGYEPVYTPHVAREELWQTSGHLQNYGDLMFPGMEVEAATYRLKPMNCPFHILAFGSRTRSYRELPLRFSELGTVYRYERSGVVNGLLRARGFTQDDSHIFCTAAQLIDEVAGCLAFGRDVFAAFGLGEPSRVAVSTRPADKSVGTDEQWAHAEGALEEAAASSGIAYSIDEGEGAFYGPKIDVHARDAIGREWQLSTIQVDFTLPERFAMAYAGDDGSPHRPYMVHRALFGSIERFFAVLLESTAGAFPTWLAPVQAVVVPVADRHHDYGWVVVAALRARGLRAELDDADETMGAKIRKHQLAKVPYQLVVGDSEAEAGTVAVRPRTGDQRKDVELGPFVEELAREVADRR